The segment AGAGCGGACAGGGAGGTGCGGCGTGCCGACGCTGCTCGCGGACGCCGGATCCGGTTCGGGCGACCCGGATCTCGGCCTGCTCAAGGCCGTCAACGGCCTGGCCGCGGACGCCCCCGGCTGGCTGGACTCACTGGTCGCCTGGACGGCCGAGTACGGCATCCTGCTCGGCCTGGCCGCGATCGGCCTGACCGCCTGGCTGAGCGCCCGCCGCCGGCCGGACGCCCCGGTCGCGGTGGCGGGCGTGCTGTGGGCGCCGCTCGCGGTGGCCATCGCCGAGCTGGCCAACCTGCCGATCTCCAAGCTGGTCGACCGGCCCCGGCCGTTCGTCACCCACCCCGAGCTGGACGTCCTGGTCCCCGGCAAGGAGGACACCCTGTCCTTCGTCAGCGACCACTCGGCGATGTCGATGGGCATCGCGGTCGCGCTGTTCCTGGTCAACCGCAGGCTGGGCCTGGC is part of the Kitasatospora cineracea genome and harbors:
- a CDS encoding phosphatase PAP2 family protein, with protein sequence MPTLLADAGSGSGDPDLGLLKAVNGLAADAPGWLDSLVAWTAEYGILLGLAAIGLTAWLSARRRPDAPVAVAGVLWAPLAVAIAELANLPISKLVDRPRPFVTHPELDVLVPGKEDTLSFVSDHSAMSMGIAVALFLVNRRLGLAAGALALLQGFCRLFVGVHYPTDVLGGYALATAVVLLLAPIAMAVLVPLCHALSRGALRPLVVARTAAADSGRRRQPAPSGRRSGRRAGRDRGRDHEPDHESDLAA